The Anabaena sp. PCC 7108 region TCCAAACTAAAGGTGGTCGAAAGTTTGTCCACCCCAGAGCGAATCAGCAAAGGGATGTAAACACCCAAACCATTCACAAACAATAAAGCAATAATGCCTAATGTCGTCTCTCGCCAATAGGGACGCAAATAAGTACCGAGTTTCTCAAGCCGTCGAGATTGTGCCATTCCAGCAATTTTGCTACTTTATCATCCTGGACTAACTGACTGTGGTTTTCTGGTTTTGTCGTAATTACCGCAGCCAGTCTTAACATACTCTAATCGATGACTAAGATGTATAGCCATGATTAACTGGGTACATGAAGACGCATAAATAAAAATATTTTTTGCGTGTTTACATCTTTGTATTCCCTTGACTTTGTACCTCTATTTTTTAAGTTAGCAAGTCAGACTGACTATTAAATCAGGCCAGCTACCAAAAGATAGTAGAGCGGCCTGTTTATAATCAGGTTTTCTACCTTATCAAGAGCGCCCGCGCAAGAAAACGTAAATCTGATTGAGATAACTTTCCCAAACTTGGGTTGTCAGTTGCAGAGTTTCTGCATTAGGTACAAAATCTTCTACTCTTAACCCTCTTGTACTGATGGCTTGAGGATTTTGGAGTAGATAGGATGGTATTTTCATATTTAGACTGTTGAAGTCCATGTTTGTGCGACTCATATCTCCCAGAGGTAGGATGCTATCCCCGCTGATATCTGAGATGTTCAAACTTGTTGGACTCAAAGCTACTAAAGTTGCAGATGGAGGCAACCCAGCCGCTATTGGAGATCTGACTAAAAAGTAAGCAATAGCTGGTGTACTTGACAATAGCAAAATCGTCAGCGCCCAGCCCAATAATAACCCACCAGGTTTTTCTATCCCTCCTCCTTTGATCTTTTGGGCAGCAATAATCAACATTAAAACCGCCGCTCCTAGAGGCTTAAGTGGAAAAGATATAAACCGCCATAAAGAAGCCACAGCTGGTTCCCCAGGATTAAGAAATGCCAAAGCTAAAACGACTAATACAGTCCCTAAAGCTAATCTGCCAACAAAGTTTACTGTTGGATAAAATCTTTGGAATAAAGAAAAGGCAAAAACACCAATTAGTAGCCACAACAATACCCGGCTTAGTAATTGAAACATAGATTAACTCTCTAATTTTCTGGTGTGGCAAGCCTAAAGGATGGGGTGAGTGGACTTATTTTATCGTCAAACTGTAATTTCACCATGAGCCGACTTATAAAATACTTCATCCCTCATACCTCACACCTACAGACTACCGTCGTAGTGATTTTAGTTCAATTTTTTGACACTGCGTCTATATATTAGGATTTTCCAGAAGAGTAACAATAGCATCAGTAAACTAAATTAATTGAGTAGTAGTTGTCAAATCGTGATAAGGGAAAAACTATGTCGCCGGAAAAACCTACCATTTTGGTAACTGGGGGAGCGGGTTATATTGGTTCTCATGCAGTGCTGGCTTTAGTTAAAGCTGGTTATCAGGTGATCATCCTTGATAATCTCGTGTATGGGCATCGTGATTTAGTGGAAAAAGTTTTACAAGTAGAACTTATAGAAGGTGATATTGAAGATCGTCCTCTGTTAGATCATCTCTTTAAAACCCGCGACATAGCAGCAGTTATGCACTTTTCAGCTTATACATATGTGGGCGAATCAGTAACTAATCCTGCCAAATACTATCGCAATAACGTTGTCGGGACTTTGACTCTGTTAGAGGCGATGCTGGCAGCTTCGATTAAGAAATTTGTCTTTTCCTCCACTTGCGCCACATACGGTATACCGAAATTTATCCCACTCACAGAAGAGCATCCCCAAAATCCCATTAATCCCTATGGAACTACCAAATTGATGGTAGAGCAGATTCTTGCTGATTTTGATGTGGCTCATGCTTTTAAATCAGTGCGTTTCCGCTACTTTAATGCTGCTGGTGCTGATCCTAATGGCTTGTTAGGTGAGGATCATAATCCAGAATCTCATTTGATTCCTTTGGTATT contains the following coding sequences:
- the galE gene encoding UDP-glucose 4-epimerase GalE encodes the protein MSPEKPTILVTGGAGYIGSHAVLALVKAGYQVIILDNLVYGHRDLVEKVLQVELIEGDIEDRPLLDHLFKTRDIAAVMHFSAYTYVGESVTNPAKYYRNNVVGTLTLLEAMLAASIKKFVFSSTCATYGIPKFIPLTEEHPQNPINPYGTTKLMVEQILADFDVAHAFKSVRFRYFNAAGADPNGLLGEDHNPESHLIPLVLMTALGQRESISIFGTDYSTSDGTAIRDYIHVSDLADAHILGLEYLLQGGESEVFNLGNGNGFSVREVIAAAEDVTGMIIPVQECDRRSGDSPVLIGTSEKAKNILGWKPQYPGIKDIVAHAWQWHQKRHK